The region gttgctgctactgctgctgctgctgtatcccTCGACTGGTTCCGGTTGCTGTCGTTGGCGAATTCGTTGTAgtaaattttccttccattcctctTCCGGTACACCGCGCGCCCAATCCGGTACGGCCGTGGTGGGCAGTTTTATGCCGGCCATTACGTTCACTATCTGTGTGAAGAGACAAAAGAGCGGAATGGAAGTAGGAACGCGGAAAAAGAGTAACGGATCCCGAACCGACAGCGATGggtttttttccaccccaacaAAGCATCTCCCTTTAAGACGTTTGACCTTGCTGCGACCACCAAACCGGAAGGGCAATGCTATGGGTGTTTCATGGATGCAAATCATGGACCATTTCAACTTCAGGCAACCCCGGTGATGTTTCTTTAAGGTACACTAGCATTTCAAATGATATTTACCTCTGCTGCTTTGTTGGCATCGATATCAATATTAAGCTCTTCAGGGCGCGGGGCGTTCCATACGTCAAGGTTAAGAAATTCTATGTGGTTGCTGCTATCGGTATCAGCTACCGCACTTCCGGGTTCGAACTCATCAGAATGCGCTTCATAGTGATCCATCGGTGTCATTTGTATGGTGGAGGGGTTTCGTTCATCCACACTTAATGGTTGATAGCCTGCATATCCATTGTAGTTCTCTTCTGGAAGGTCATTCTCACTTTCATCCTCACTCAGGGGTTCCACATGGATGATATGGTTGTCGTCCATCGTGAAATTGTTATCCTCTCCTTGTTGACCTGGTAAATCGGGGAGCCCCATTTTCTGAAACGATCAATATGGTCGAGTATCAAGTAGCCATAGTTTAGATATCGCATTTCATTCGACATTCCGATCTAATACAAGTTACAAGCGTTCGCATTTCTTCCTTGTACGCTATTCTGCATTCATTGTGCATAATGCTGCCGGAATTGTTAAGCGTTTTACAGCGAACCAACGATTATGGTGAGTAAAAATAGTCGTGAAAATAGCATATCATGATCATTTTTCTGGTTCCACTCATTGCAGTTTCTCTGGAAGAGATTTGTGAAAAGCTGCCGCAATCGGAATCGTATGAAGATATCATGAGCGATCAAAAAGAATTGCTTTCAAGTGCATGCAAAGCCGTGCAGCTAGGGGCAAGTTTCGGATTAATTTATTATGGTCGCATGCAAAAATATAAGATAGCTGTGAATCACGCTCGTCCGGAATCGCACAATTTCTACAGCCGCCTGCGTATACTCAACGAGGACATCGCAACAAATGGTCTGAGGAATGCATTGGATAAGGCCCGGGTTTCCGAAGATGGTTCATCAGAGAGCAGCCACTCCGATAGCGATGAATCGGGGGATCGTGAGGAATTGAAAGCATCcccgggagggaaaaaaaggtccaGGACTCCGAAACCATCTTCATCAGCCAGCAAGAAATCCGGAAAAAGCCCTTCAACCCCGAAGAGGAAGCGTAGATAAAGATGCTAAAAAGATGTTTGTGAAGATACGCATCCTTACTAGATTTCAAAATTATGAAAAGTAGTTTAATGAATCACGAATAAAACAATACTTTCGTTTCAACTGCTTGTTTGTGTATCCTAGTAACCTATGAGTTTCTAAGGAACAAATGCTTCAGGTGACGGTTGTTAAGCCCCATTGTACCCCTAATCACCAGCGAAGCTACAATCGGCAATGGCAGCAGATGGTAAAAAATGTTAGtaagagaaaatgaaattgtaGTTCTCGATAAAAATGTCAATCCCTTTCCAGTGATTCAAGTGCAGCTGTCTAACATCGAGCGAAACTATCGTGGATTGCAATCGCTGTATAACTGGAAGCCACTGTCCGAAACGAGAGAAGTTTTTCGCGAAAAGTTCCCGCTACTCTTTGACGACAAAGCCAATCTTatccaccgaacggaacggttgaATTACATCAAATCATCTCAGCCCCAGCTAGCACAGAATGTGAAAATACCACTAAAACGCTACGGAGCACCGGACGAAACGCGGGCTATCGTTGAGCCGGCTGAATCGTTCCGGTACGGGCAATCTTGCAACAAGCCAGTTGAACGCCCTGCGGGAGTAATCTACACTAACGATAAGGGTTTTGCCCGGCTGGTAGATCCGTATGTTAGCACGACGATGAAAGATATCGTTCCACACCGGAACCCCCGCCATGATACGGTGACCTTTTGGAACTGGTCGGAGAGGGAGGAACGTCTCCGAGCGCCCCGTGTTGTCGATGCTCTGCAACCCCGAAAAGTGGTGCCTGTTTTCAAGCGGAAACTGAACAGCGGATTCGTCAGCGAGATGCAGGCGAGATTCACGAAACCCACCGAGCTCCCGTTTCAGCTGGATCCGCGAATTACGCAGCCGGTGGTGCTAAATCCGACCGATCGCGTCGAGGCAACGACGGAAAATTCTATGTACGGTGATAACAAAAATTGCGCTTTGATACTGAAGCAAAGGAAATACGAATAAATACCTGGTTTTCGAGGGTTTTCCAACGAGAACGAACTTTTTTCAGGGGGTGGGACGAATGGCGagatgtaaacaaacaacccgCTGACGGCAGGGGTGCCAGCTCCCAAGGTGCTCATAGGTAGAGGACCATTTGATAATCTTGGCCGAAgagaaacgtaaacaaacgtTCTGCACCTAATCCAGAATCCGAAAAGAGTTTTCTTCGACGAGCGCAAGTGAGTATCAGCCGGTCGTTATCAGCGGAAGAGCAATAAAAACCGCATTAAGTAGATAAGAATAACTCGATTAGTGATGAGCGATGGGTCAGCGTCGCGCAGGGAAGATTATTCGTTGTCTGTTGGTGCGACAGaatgggtttggttttggttcttcttctcgctgttggtaagacttgcgTGGGCTGCTGGTTCTCAACCTATACCGTTTTAGCTTTACCAGGCCTAActataattaaaattaataccTTTATCCTTTCAGTGTTATCAACGCAGGATTCAGCGGCAAAAGTGAACGAAAATCTAACAAAAATAACGTGGGCACACGCTGTTAACGATGCAGAGTATCTGACGCGGGTGTTGGCTGGTATGTAGGCCAGCATAGGGGAAACGTGGACGTCCCTTCTAATTGAAGGCAATTTATTCGGTTTCAGGCGATATACAGTTCATAGAAGCGGATATCTCGTTGGGGTTCCTGAAGGAAGATGTGAATCAGGAAGCTGAGATCCCGATTATGGCGCATCCTCCGGCCACAGTTTCAGACATATCGCTACAAACATTCCTAACACGGGTCCTTCAGTACAACCAGCAGGCCGTGAAGCCAAAGGGCATCAAGCTGGACTTTAAATCGATCGGAGCCTTCGAACGTTCGATTGATATAATACGTAGTAGCTATGATATGGGCAAGTTTAACACGTGGATCAACGCGGACATCCTGCCAGGCCCCGTAGACAATACCGCCACCGTTCCCGTTGATCCGGCACGTTTCTTCTCCGCTGCTAAACGTTTAGGCAAAGCGACGCTTTCGATCGGATGGACCACTCGGTGGGGTGCCGATTTCACCGAAGGATCGTATACAGAGCAGCAAGTTGATGCGATGTCCTCGGCAATCTATGCGAACAGTATCGATAAAGCGGGCAATGCGATAACGTTCCCCGTAAGGGCAGGTATTGTGGCTCACAGTATCACACATATGGTTCGTCTATTTTGTGCCTTAAAAGATACCAACAATGTAACATTTACCATATGGTCAAGTGAAAATGATTCCGTAGATGTAGAAAGGCTTCGCGAGTTCATCTTCACCATAGGACTCGATCGTACCTATGTCGATGTGCCGGAAGCGCTGCATCGTGCCTTGAGGCTGGATGAAAATGCGTTTGCAAACACCTGCAAGAAATCGCTGGATGCAAGATGCTTTGAGTGAGCTGCATCGTGATCCGCCAAATAAAACATGCTAGTAAAAGAAATTAGAAATTATATGCTTTAATACAGATTTTCATGTTTAGTAGTACCAAATCCGATAAGAATCCGAATTGTTCTTCGTAGGCTAAGAGTATACTCTACTTTGTCGTCTGactaataaacaaaaaaaaaatcgttttaaatTCGTTTTGGTCCAAGTTTATTTAAAGTATAATCCGAATGCAGTTTCAGTCGAACTTTCGGGCCCTTGGCagttcaattttatttttgcgaaccattattttcaaattcttCAAATCACGACAAAACTGTTCAAATCCACTCTGATCGTGCGAGTCTGTTGAATCAATGAACCAAAATGCACATCCCTGAGCCTCCAGTGTTGCTCGCGCTACGGTAGGTAGATGATTCCGATCGGTTGTGTGGAAGTAGTACGATTGATCGGCGTGGAACAGTCGCATACTTCCCGTAGGTTTCCCTATCCGCTTGATCCGATATTCTTCTAGCTCCGACCCAATGCTGAACTCATCATACACTACGATGTTCTCAACGCCATCTCTCATCAGCAGGAAGGCTACTTCGTAATTCACGCCATACGTGAGGGTGTGAAGGTGTTGTAGACCAATGAAATGTTCACCTTCAGGATTGCCGAAACCGTGCTTGTAAGACTCCCAGGATCGGTTGAAGTTGGAATCGTTTCCATTATTTCGACTGTAAACGACTAACCAGCCACCGTTTCGGAAGGTTTGGTTGCAGTATACTTCCTGCGCTGGGGTGGAACAGAGCTGCAGAGCATACACGGAGGACACCCTTGGTTCTGCTTCACCGCAATCGGATATAGGTCTTTTGCAGGTGGGAGTGGGCAGGAGCTTCGTTTTTATATAATCAATTTCCACATTCAGCCTCTCGACGGTGTTCTTGAAGTGCAGCAACTGAAGTTGAATGTCCTTCAACTGAGCGTTCACTTGGTCGGATTGGGAATCCACTTCATTTTGAGCTAACACGAAATTACCACCGGCAACTACTGTAAAAATGATAAGTAAAACACGTTTTTTGATCTCCATGACTGTTTGCACCATCAATTGAGATGCaactgattttttttccaacgaCGGCTCATCTTTATCAGCAATCCCCATACAGGACGAACTAAGGTTagccagcaggcagcagcttGATTATCAACCAATTAAATCACTGCTATGTGTAGAAATCGTAGTTTAGTATATAACCTTCGTAAACGATTGAACTATGTACAATCAGTACTCATTTCTAAATCATCGCTTCATCGGAGCACATAAGAACATCGTGGAGTTTGTTGTTCAAGCATTACGTGTGCATGTATCATGAAAGAAAAAGTTTTGCCataaaccaacagcaaccatgCCCGTAGGATGGAGCCAAGGAGCCAAGTCATTTACTGCAGCACTGCTCTGTTCAAAAACTCACGCTTTACGCCATGCCATGTCGACCTTGATGAACAGTTTCCGTTTAGTATGCTGGTGCTTCTTGTAGCGCAAAGTGATGACGTTCTGGGCTTAGCGTCATCAATGGCAACGAGTGAGCATGATCACATcatagcagcatcagccgatTTCCCGCGAGTGCGCAAGTGTCGAGCGTTGATGATTCTGTCGGCGCGGTTCTCTCCGCTCTaggtcgtcgatcgtcgaaccAGTCGAACTCGTGATCTCGTCGGGAAGAGTCGTGGTAATCGCTAGTGCTCAGGAGACGTCTAGTAACCGCCGGCAGTGAATTGTACTAAGGAGGAGCTACGGTGATACAGGTTCTtttgcttgtgtgtttttttttggttcattttttgtgCCCTGGCCCACTAAAAGACCAGCAAGTGCAGGGTGGTCGGTGATGGCCTGTGTTGAGGGCGCTTCGCAATGCGTCGTGAAAGTGCGTGTCGACATGTGTGAAATATCCTCGTGGGGCACACGCAGacgtgtgttcgtgtggcTGGGATGTATCCGTGGGGTTAACGGCGTATTGGCTAATTAAAGAATTTGGCACAGCACGCACGGGTTGGTCGCTGATGTTGGTGCAGAACACAATGCGGAGTTTATTGCGGATTTGCTTTGAGAAAAAAACGCGTCGAATGCGCTCATGCGATTGGAAATCGTGTATGGTGATTTGTGAAAAGTCCCTAAAATGGTTGACTAAGCCTCCCTCTAACTCCGGAGCACGGCGGTTTCGGGTTGGTTGAGAAAATGCGTGCGTTACGTAATCGGTGTGTGAATTATTTCTGTTCTCAAGTGGAGAAAAGTGAATAATCATGTTCAGTGGTGGCTGCGATCGTCCGAAAGAATCGACGCACGCTTATGCCAATAATCTAAAAGTGTACCAGAAGTGTGTGAAGTGTGGTTTATCAAAGCAATCCACATGGCGGCCAAATTCGCGGCGAATGTCATGTGGAGTAGTGGTGTATGAAGATGAGAAGATGATGcgattttaaattgaatgcggatccctcccaaaaaccgccaAGTGATAATGGTGACCGGGTGctcgcacatacacactaaCACCAGTGCCAAATAAAGGAGCAAAACGAACGCAGAAGGCCGCGTTCATCACCTATTTTTGGAAGTTCGTCTAATGCGATGTGATGCGCGCGATTCGCGAAGGCAAAAACTCGAAATCTCGTAACTGGACTGGGTGGATCCCGGGGGGGTcagagagcgacagagcgaAGTGGAGGAGATAAGAGTGACGCGTGAAACAGCATGGAAAAATAATGATCTTTCCGATGTGTGTACGCAACTTGTGCAAGAATATTTATAACGTGTTAGATCGTTTGCTCGACATTTGGCGACGGGTGGCCCCGATATAGGCCAGGCCAGCGGTTTCTTCGACCAatttgaccgatttttttttacctccCGCCATGTGGCCTTCACTGTGGGCCCGTGACGCAACATTGTGCGCACAGATGTGCCGATGCGTGGTCGGCACTGTCATGTCCTTTCCTGTCCTTGTCTTGTCACTGAAACACCACCTTCATGTATCCCCCCCTCGAATATCGAAGATGGATGAGCCAACAACAAGGACTGGTTTCAGGCTAGCGCAGGTCCCACATCCGATCCGGATGCGAACGTGAAAGCGAAAGAGGTCTTCGGAGCTAGTCGACGGAGATTTACGTCGTAGACAGTTTGAATGTaacgttatttatttataaagcCGCAATAGAACACGTTGCAGACGATCGCACGCACCCCTAAGACATTAAGCGCTAGGTGTAATGTGTACATTAGTTTTGTAGCTAAAATGTAGAGGAAACATTGGCCACCGTTGTGGGGTTGTTTGCTGCCTACCAACCTCTTCCTGCGCTTGGCGGCGTTCTTCGAAGGATGTggtgtcgtggtcgtggtcgtggccgtgccGGATGATGAGCAAGCCGCCGCGAACAACGCACTCCGATTTGCAACAGATTTGGCACGCTACACAATAAACGGGGTGATATTTTTAGAGTAAACAGACGTCAGCTGCATGACAGTCGAGGATATTAATACACGGACGCGTTGCACGCCGCTGTTCGTGCACGAGAGTCACTTGCCGTCTGGGCGGCGGTTTTGAGAAACATTGTAAATGCGAAATGGTCATGATGTGCATCTTTGCACAACAGAAATCGCCGCATGTCTACCCGCATATGAGACAAATTGCAAATGGGACTTCATTTGACGCCGATGTGGCTTAAATCGCTTTTCGACGATCTATGCTCCATCGTGCCGCCCATGAGCAGCACTCATGCCATCTGGTAAagctggaaaattaatttccatgaGCACCCATTTTCCCTGCCAAACACCAGGGTTGCGCTTGAAAGACACTAAAAATAAATTGGTCTTTTGCCCTTTTCGATCGACCAGACCCGCTCACCGGAGCACGGCACAAGTGTTACGAGGCGCGATGTGTTGAGTTTCAAGTACTATTagcgctgctcctgctgctctcaTCTTGTGTCTTCTGCTCGGCCCTTCCATCCACCTGTTTAACCTTAAAAGCGATGCCCTCGATTCTTACCGAGTGGGAATTAGTTAATTGGAAGAACGAAGCAGCTCATTTGGAGTGGGGTTTGAAGCGGTGTGATCGTGGTGTCTCGATCGTGGAGCATTGGAGGGCTGGGCAGAAGGCCAGTACGATGATCCATCGGCACTTAGTTTATTGGtggcaacgaaatgaaacacgGTGCAATGAAATCTGTACCAAATATGAATTAACAACCCGTGTGCCGAGATTTTATGAGATGCCATTTTCATACGTATTCTGGTATGTTTACTTTCTGCACGAGGCGGCCGTGCCCCGAGGCATATAATTGCTGCCGAGTTGCCTTTGGGGCGCACGTTTTAAATTTATCTTTGACTTTTAGTGCCACACAATCGCGACTCTAGTTTCCGCTTGTGGCCACAACCATTAGGATCCCCTTTCACAGTGCCGCAAGCGGGCACGTCAACACATGCTGCTGTGGTTTGGTTGTTATGTTTATGGTTCAATGGAGGCCGAGACACGAAGCGCAGAGTCGCAGCATGCGCGTTGGATGATATTTCTCGTTGGTTGGGGGGAGTACATCACTCGGCACACTTTGTTCGTGTTGCACTCTTTGGAAAGTGTATCGGCTGCCTACTTTGTGACGCCTGATGGGGATGGCAGGGTGACATTTGAAAAGCAACATTCTACGCGCTATGCTGATGAGATCGATAATAGGAAAATGAGGAGTAAAAAGATCAAACTATGAAACTCGATCGCTTGGATGTGACATTTTGCACCGCATCACCCTGCGTTGAGTGAATGTGTACATTAGCGGGACAGTTTTTTGGATTCATTTGATCTAGCAGCACGGCGGAGTGCACGTCCGGGGCTTTCGCTTTAAACATTGAGGTCACTCCCCGTTCTCCGCCGGCCGTTATGGAGATGGAGGATTatccactgcagcagcagcagcagcagcgatttcGTACTGCGGGATGCATCTCCGAGATGTTCTTGGCTCCTCGTTTGACTCCTTGTGACATGCCGTGGAGTTAAGTGACACAAATTTACGACCAACCTCCAAACCGTGTACGGGCGAGTCTGCGAACAAACCGGGCGTGTTCTCTCACGAAATGAggcgaaaattaattaataatcCCTCCTCCCGGGGGTTGGGGATTTGGTCGAGGAACGAGAACACGCTTTTGATTTCAAAATAAACACaagaaatttatgaaaatgataTCGTCGGTGCCGGCcgacaattttatgattttgacAAATGTCTGCAGCATGAGTGGTGCAGTGAAAGAGGCCCACGGGATGCGGTTCGGTGAGAATAacgtaatttaaaaaaaaatggtcacaAACAGAAGAGTTATGCGGTTCTTCTTACCCGTACTTTGTAGTGGCAGTTGGGACGAGTGTTTTTGCTCGATAATTAATATGAAAAAAACGTCTAATTGAACACTTCACACGTGTCTCGGGCATTTATTTGGCTAGCTAGCAAGCAGAGAAACGATGTCCActtaatccatttttttctcggtCTACCGCTGGCAACTCTCGCTTTTGAGTACGAAGAACGCTTGATCCCCAAGTGATCTTCAGACAAGGGAAGAGGATTATGGCGCTCTCGAACAGCTGCGTCCGTTCAGGTTAATGTGGCAGGTTGAGCAGACGCAGTCTGTGCTCAAGTAcctcgtacagcagcagcaccagacgcCAAGAAGAGGTGGATGCCAACATTCTCGAGCTCTGCAATGTGGTAGACTAATGTGGACTTAAAGCGTTGAAtaactttctttttttcgggaatTCCGACATCGGTAGTCGGTgcagagaacgaacgagatgCGCCAGATGTGCAGCCGCGGTCAGAGTGCGACCGATCGACGTGTTTGGTATTATCAAATTAGTGTACGATCCACAAATAGACAACCTACAGTGACCGTGGGGTGCCGCTGATTGGCTATTTTTATAGAAATTCGCTATTTTCGCCTGTccgttcctgttgctgcttcgatcGGGGTTCATTGCCAGGTCTGGCGTCTTAATTTGTACTAATGAATCGATAGAACGATCGATAAAAATAGCTCACCGCGGGGGGATGGAGAGCAGCGCTATGTTTCGTTTGGCTTAGCCGATCTCCGTTAGTTTATGATGGTTACGAGCATTGAAGCATACTTTCCCATTGGTGGGATAGGATCGTAACAGAAACTGCAACGCACGGTGTTGAATAGTATTTTTGGAACCAAATCCCTCGTGTCCGTTCATTAATCCGCGACGGAAATGGTGCTCCAGATTCACACCGTCCGACGACGGAAGGCAGAATGGAATCGCATGCAGAATATCATAAAACCGAATGAAagtcataaacaattttccaatccatCCAGTGTTGGGTAAATTTGCTCGCGCGATCGTACCATGAGGATCACCACGATCCACGGGCCCGTGCTATGCCGAACGATAATTCAGTGTCCAACgagaggaaacgaaagaaaaggggaaaaaaagaaaatttggaACCGAGCTCGCCTTTGAAATGGGTTACCCATGCAAAATGAGCCAATTTGTTTGAAACACCCGCTACCGATCGTCACGGCGAcgaccgatggaggcgccttgctttcaatggaggcgccttgctttcgatggaggcgcacggggCATCATCTATTAATGATCGTATGTTGAGCTattttcgtccgttcgttcgttcgaatgcGAACGCGTGAACATTCGCCTTTCGCGGTCAGGGTGGGCAAAGatatttaccaaaaaaaaaaatatatatattaccGCGGGCCATTGCGCGAACCACGATAATTACCCCACAAACCCCAGAGATGCCGCCGCCGACAGTGCGCCAGGGTGATTAAttggctgctgctcgctgcgcTGTTCACCGTTTTGTTGAAGTCACAGGACAGGCGCCAGATCAGTGATCGTGACACAATTTATAAACTTTCGGAGCAGCCAGAAAGCGACCTTTCGAACCAATGTAATGCGtgcagcgatgcagcagcTGTAATGCCAATGTAAGATCCTCAGCGAATGAATGACGCGATTGTGTACCAAGTGTCTTCATTAATCCCCTCCGCAATAACCGCAATTGTCAACGGTTTTATGATGTCAGCGACAGCTTTAGGGGATCTTTATGAAACAATTCCGTGCGTGGAATGCCGAGGGCTGGCGATAATTCTTGTCAAGCATAAagatttgcttttgttttttgtgtttgcttctAACCGCCCCACCAAGGCTGATACCCTTGTGACCTCGGCACGATTCGGATGTTCGGATTATCAGCACCACCGAGGTGTTGATGTCATTGTTTAGGCTTCGGTGGCATCGGGTCGGGCATTGGTGATCACTTTggcacggaaacggaaatcggTTGACGAATCGGCGGTTAGGCAGAACGTGCCCGTAGTCACGGTCCGGTGCCTAAGTCACGTTCAATTATTATTTTCGCAGTCAGTGTAAAGCTATGCACTTGTTGAAATCTTCGTTTGATGTGACTGTTGAGGATTAATGTTCCGTTCCTCACGGACatattcgtttcgtttgctccACTTTTCGAATGCCACTGGTATGGCCACCTGTCGGTCACAGATTGCGTGACCACTCATCGATCTTGTCACGTCGCGTTGTACGGTTGTGAAAGATCGCTCTCCTCCGCCcctgctctctccctctcactgcTTAGGGacattaatttacattttcttggtttttcatttttttttaattttcgaaaCGCTCCTAACCGTGACGTGTGATGTGGTGGTTGTTCGGGGAATTATTGGTTCTGATCGTGGTACTCCAGAGTGTCGTGTGGGTGGCGGAAGTGAACGAGCGAAATCGTCCTAAAACGAGGTGTTTGAAGTGAACGAGCATAAATAGGAAAATGTCCGGGCCACCGAACATTAACAACAATCAGTTACCTCCTGGCGCTTCAGGTGGTCGTGGTTCGTGGATGCGAACCCCACCCCCAACGTA is a window of Anopheles aquasalis chromosome 2, idAnoAquaMG_Q_19, whole genome shotgun sequence DNA encoding:
- the LOC126581557 gene encoding male-enhanced antigen 1 gives rise to the protein MGLPDLPGQQGEDNNFTMDDNHIIHVEPLSEDESENDLPEENYNGYAGYQPLSVDERNPSTIQMTPMDHYEAHSDEFEPGSAVADTDSSNHIEFLNLDVWNAPRPEELNIDIDANKAAEIVNVMAGIKLPTTAVPDWARGVPEEEWKENLLQRIRQRQQPEPVEGYSSSSSSSNGAGTASLEVPLPVSDSSG
- the LOC126581558 gene encoding uncharacterized protein LOC126581558, which gives rise to MLPELLSVLQRTNDYVSLEEICEKLPQSESYEDIMSDQKELLSSACKAVQLGASFGLIYYGRMQKYKIAVNHARPESHNFYSRLRILNEDIATNGLRNALDKARVSEDGSSESSHSDSDESGDREELKASPGGKKRSRTPKPSSSASKKSGKSPSTPKRKRR
- the LOC126577855 gene encoding uncharacterized protein LOC126577855; translation: MAADGKKLIQVQLSNIERNYRGLQSLYNWKPLSETREVFREKFPLLFDDKANLIHRTERLNYIKSSQPQLAQNVKIPLKRYGAPDETRAIVEPAESFRYGQSCNKPVERPAGVIYTNDKGFARLVDPYVSTTMKDIVPHRNPRHDTVTFWNWSEREERLRAPRVVDALQPRKVVPVFKRKLNSGFVSEMQARFTKPTELPFQLDPRITQPVVLNPTDRVEATTENSMYGDNKNCALILKQRKYE
- the LOC126579328 gene encoding protein FAM151B isoform X2, with translation MLSTQDSAAKVNENLTKITWAHAVNDAEYLTRVLAGDIQFIEADISLGFLKEDVNQEAEIPIMAHPPATVSDISLQTFLTRVLQYNQQAVKPKGIKLDFKSIGAFERSIDIIRSSYDMGKFNTWINADILPGPVDNTATVPVDPARFFSAAKRLGKATLSIGWTTRWGADFTEGSYTEQQVDAMSSAIYANSIDKAGNAITFPVRAGIVAHSITHMVRLFCALKDTNNVTFTIWSSENDSVDVERLREFIFTIGLDRTYVDVPEALHRALRLDENAFANTCKKSLDARCFE
- the LOC126579328 gene encoding protein FAM151B isoform X1, whose protein sequence is MGLVLVLLLAVVLSTQDSAAKVNENLTKITWAHAVNDAEYLTRVLAGDIQFIEADISLGFLKEDVNQEAEIPIMAHPPATVSDISLQTFLTRVLQYNQQAVKPKGIKLDFKSIGAFERSIDIIRSSYDMGKFNTWINADILPGPVDNTATVPVDPARFFSAAKRLGKATLSIGWTTRWGADFTEGSYTEQQVDAMSSAIYANSIDKAGNAITFPVRAGIVAHSITHMVRLFCALKDTNNVTFTIWSSENDSVDVERLREFIFTIGLDRTYVDVPEALHRALRLDENAFANTCKKSLDARCFE